The Variovorax sp. J2L1-78 genome segment CGGCGGCTCGCCAGAAGGAATCGAGAAGAAGGCGCATGGGGTGCCGAGGATAACGCCGCGCCGTGAACGTCCCGCGAAGCGGGCGGACGAAGACCTCAGCCCCGCCCGACCATCCGGCACAGCCCGCGCCATTGCTGCGACCAGAAGCCGCGCCCGTAGTCGCGCACGCGGCCCTGCGCGTCGGGTTCCACCTGGTCGCGGATGCCGGTGGGGTCGTAGCGCGGCTCGAAATTCACCGTCCGGAAAAGCATGTCCCACCACGGCAGCAGCACGCCGAAGTTGTGTCCCCCCAGAGTCGACGGTCCGGCGGACTCGTGCCCGATGCCGATCGCATGGTGGACCCGATGGAAGCGCGGGCTGACCCACAGCCGCTCGCCGAGGGCGCCGAAGCCGGCGCGCAGGTTCGCATGCTGCAGGCTTTCGCTGAGCTGTGTGAACGCGACGATGGCGATGAACTGCCCCGGCGCAACGCCGATGAGCTGCGCAACGACGACGATGATCGTGTCGTGGATGACGTCGTCGAGCAGGTGGTTGCGGTTGTCGCTCCACATCGTCATCTGGCGCTGCGAATGGTGCAGCGAATGCAGCCCCCACCACCACGTGAAGCGGTGCTGCCCGCGGTGGATCAGGTACTCGACGAAATCGAGCACCACCAGGTAAATGGCGAACGCGATCCAGGGCACGTCGGTCACGCCCGGCCACAGCTCGTCCAGATGCAGCGTGCCCCAGCCGGCGCCGCGCAGCAGGCCCAGCCCGTCGTCGAACAGCGGCTGCAGCAGGAAGAACATGCCCAGGCGGAAGAGGCCGAGCCGGTGGATCAGCGTGTAGAGCACGTCGGTGCGGATCGCGCGCCGGTCGACCACCGGTTCGGCCGGCCGCCAGCGCTGCAGCGGGCCGATCACCGCCAGCAGCACCGCGATCTGGATCAGCCCGACCAGCAGCCAACCGGTGGCGTCGAAGGCGTCTTCGACGTAACCGCCCAGGCCGATGCCGTAGACCAGCGGCTGCACGACGGCCTCGAACAGCCACTGCTGGCAGTTCGCGAAAAGATCGGTGAACCATTCCATCGCCGCGCCGCCTCGGTGTTCAGGGGTGCGCCGCGATCCAGGCGCGGTAGGCGGGATGCGCCCGCAGCGTCTCGAAGCAGAAGCCCTTGGCCTTCAGGCCGACGATCAGCGGCTCGAGCACGGCGGGTGCCCACGGATCCTTGCGCGACCAGATGCCCAGGTGGGCCAGCAGGATGTCGCCCGGCTGGATCCGGTCGAGCGCCTGCTGCAGCAGCTTGTCGTTGGGAAAGGTCTCGCTCGGCAGTTCGTCGCCCAGGAAACCTGCGGGTGCCCAGCCGACATGCTCGAAGCCGCAGGTCTTGGCGGCCGCAAGCAGCTTGGGCGAGGTCTTGCCGCCCGGCGCGCGGAACAGCGGCAGCGGCTTCTTTCCGGTGATGTGACCGATGCGGTCGCTGGCCTTCTGGATGTTCTCGCAGTACTTGGCGGCGCTCCAGGTGAACTCGCGGCCGGCCAGGCCGCCGGCCGACGGACGCACACGGAATTGCGGCTCGATGCCCTTCACGTCACCGCGCCAGTAGACATGGTCGTAGGTGTGCGAGGCGAACTCATGGCCCTCGGCCGCCCTCGCCTTCCACCACGGGGCCCATTGGTTGTCCAGGCTGTCGCCATCGGTCAAGGTGCGTTCGGCCGCACCGAAGAAGGTCACCCGCACGTCCTGGCGCTTGAGCACCTCGGCGATCAGCGGCGCGACGCCCATGTGACCGGTGTCGAAGGTCAGGTACAGGGGCTTGTCGCACCTCGCCTGCGCCACCGCGCTGCCCGCGACGCAGAAGGCAAGCAACCCCGCGACGAGGCGGCGGCGCACCGGCCGGTCAGCGCTTGGCATGGTCCAAGGTCCACACGCCATGCGGCGAGCGCCCGACGTTCACCTGGCGCACCACCTTGCGGCTGGCCAGATCGATCACGCTGAGCTTCTTGGCCCAGCGCGAGGTGACGTAGAGCGTCTTGCCGTCGGCCGACAAGTCCATGCAATCCGGACCGCCCGGCACCGGATAGCTCTCGATCACCTGCAGGGTCTTGAGGTCGATCCGGCTGATGGTGTTGGCCACGCGGTTGCTGACGAACACGCTCTGCCCGTCGCCCGCCGAGCGGAACGCATGCGCGCCCTTGCCGGTCGGGATTTTGCCGACCGCCTTGGGCTGCGGGCCGGCCACATCGAACACCTGCACGCCATCGCTGCCGGTCAGGCCGACCAGCAGGGTGCGGTCGCCGTGGATGCCGAAGATGTCGGCCGGCATCGGACCGGTGGCGGTGCGCCAGCGGATGGTCTGGGTGGCCAGGTCGACGGCGATGAGCTCGTCGCTGTCCTGCATGGTCACGTAGGCCACCGTGCTGGTCGCGTCGATCCAGATGTGGCTCGGCGTCTTGCCGGTGGCGATGCGCTTGGCCAGCGTCAGGTCCTTGCCGTCCCAGCGGTAGATGTCGACATGGTTCAGGCGGTTGGCCGCGGTCACGAACCACTTCATGTCGCGCGAGAACTGCAGCTGGTACGGGTCGATGATGCCGTAGACCACGCGCTGGACGTCGCCTGTGCGCGGGTTCAGGAAGGTGAGCGAATCGCCGGCGGAGTTGGCGACGATCACCGAGCGCTCGTCCGGCGTCATGTAGATGTGGTGCGGCTCCTTGCCGGTCGCGATGCGGCTCTTTTCCGTCCAGGTGGCCGGGTCGACCACGCTGACGGTGGCGTCGAGCGAATTGAGGACGAAGAGCGGCGGCGGTTCGGCAGCCAGGGCGGGTACGGCGTGCAGGGCGCAGGCGAAGAAAAAGGCCGCGAGGCGACCGTGGGCGGTGGCAAGAAATCGCAAGGGGAAACTTCCGGGACAGCAGGTCGAACCATAACGTGCAAGCCTTAGCGGCGGCTGACCGTTCGCGTGCGACGCATGCGAATTTGCCTGCAAAACCACAGGTCAGCGTGCGCTGCGCAACGCCTCGACCTCGGTGGCGCTGAGCCAGCGCCACTGGCCGGGCGCCAGGTCCGCCGGCAGCACCAGCGCGCCGATCTGCGACCGGTGCAGCGCCTCGACCCGGTTGCCGACCGCCGCCACCATGCGCTTGACCTGGTGGTACTTGCCCTCGGTCAACGTGAGCCGCAGGTGCAGCGGCCCCACCGCTTCGCAGGCGGCGGCGCGCACCGGCTTCGGATCGTCGTCCAGCACCACGCCGGCCAGCAGCTTCTGCACCTGGGCGTCGTCCAGCGGATGCTTGACCGTCACCTCGTAGACCTTGGGCACATGGTGCTTGGGCGAGCCCATGCGGTGGATGAACTGGCCGTCGTCGGTCAGCAGCAGCAGGCCGGTCGTGTCCTGGTCGAGCCGGCCGATGGCCTGCACGCCCTGCACCGCGCCCTTGTTGGGCCGCAGGCGCAGGGGCGACGGCAGCAGCGTGTAGATGCTGGGCCAGGTCGACGGCTTCTGGGAGCACTCGGTGCCGGCCGGCTTGTGCAGCAGCACATAGGCCTTCTCGTGGTATTCCCAGGCCGTGCCCTGCACGGTGAAGCGCAGGCCGTCGACGACCGCCACGTCCGTACCGGGGTCCGTGACGGCCACCCCGTCGATCGTCACGAAGCCCTGCTGCGAGAGGCCGGCGCAGACGCGGCGCGTGCCGAAGCCCTGGGTATAGAGAATGTCCTGGAGTTGCATCGATGGGTCCGGCGGCCGGCTCGGCAGCCGCCGGTAAAGCGTGGGTTCAGTAGCCGAGCGCGAGCCCGGTGTTGCGCCGCGGATCGTTCGCGCCGTAGAAGCGATTGTTGCCCACCGGCTTGCCGCCCAGCGACGGCGCGCCGACGATGATGGCCGCCAGGTGGTTCGCCGGCTGCGGCACGCCGAGGTTGTGGCCCATGTCGGTCAGGATCTTTCGGGCGTCGGGGCCGATCGCGAACGTCTCGACGTTGGTCACGTCGGGCAACCACTGCTGGTGGAAACGCGGTGCGTCGACGGCTTCCTGCACGTTCATCCCGTAGTCGACCACGTTCAGGATCGTGTGCAGCACCGCCGTGATGATGCGGCTGCCGCCTGGCGTGCCGACGACGAAGACTGGCTTGCCGTCCTTGCTCACGATGGTCGGGCTCATCGAGCTCAACGGCCGCTTGCCGGGCGCGATGGCATTGGCCTCGCCCTGCACCAGGCCGTAGAGGTTCGGCACGCCGACCTTCGCGGTGAAGTCGTCCATCTCGTTGTTGAGCAGCACGCCCGTCTTGGCGGCCGTGACCTTGGCGCCGAACCAGTCGTTGAGGGTGTAGGTGACGGACACCGCGTTGCCCCACCGGTCGGTGATCGAATAGTGCGTGGTGTTGCTGCCCTCGTGCGGCGCGACGCCCGGCTTGATGTCCTTCGACACGCCCGCTTTGGCCGGGTCGATCACGCCGCGGATCTTCTCGGCATAGCCCTTGTCCAGCAGGCGGTCGAGCGGGTTCTTCACGAAGTCCGGGTCGCCCAGGTAGCTGTTTCGGTCGACGTAGGCATGGCGCATGGCTTCGATCTGGTAGTGCACCGCCTGCGCGGACCGGAAGCCCAGGTCCTTCAGCGGGTAGCCCTCCAGGATGTTGAGCATCTCGCAGATGATCACGCCGCCCGAGCTCGGCGGCGGCGCGGACACGACCCGATAGCCCCGGTAATCGCATTCGACCGGCGCCAGTTCGCGCGTGCTGTACTGGTCCAGGTCGGCCTGCGTGATGAGGCCCTTGCCGGCCTGGCTGGACGCGACGATCGCCTGGCCCACCCAGCCCTTGTAGAAGCCGTCGGTGCCTTTCTGGCTGATGGCGCGCAGCGTCTTGGCCAGGTCCTTCTGCACCAGCTTCTGGCCGACGGCGAAAGGCTCGCCCTTGTTCAAGAAGATGGCGCCCGACACGCCGTCCTTCCTGAAGTCGCTGGTCGCCGTTTGGAGCATGTCGATGTCGCCTTGCTCCAGCGCGAAGCCTTTCTCGGCCAGCGCGATGGACGGGGCGATGAGCGCCGCGCGCTGCATCGTGCCGTACTTCGTGCGCGCGTATTCCATGCCCGACACGGTGCCCGGCACGCCGACGGCGAGATGGCCGTGGGTGCTCAGCCCCTTGATGACGTTGCCGTCCTTGTCGAGGTACATGTTCGCCGTGGCGCCGAGCGGGGCCTTCTCACGGAAGTCGAGGAAGGTCTTGCGGCCATCGGCCAGCTGCACCGTCATGAAACCACCGCCGCCGAGGTTGCCCGCGGCCGGGTACACGACGGCCAGTGCATAGCCCACGGCGACGGCCGCATCGATGGCGTTGCCGCCGCGCTGGAGCACGTCGACGCCGACCCGGGTCGCGAGGTGCTGTGCACTCACCACCATGCCGTTCTGCGCCGCCACCGGCGCCTGTGACGCCGCCTGCGCGGTGGGCCATGCGGCCGTCGCCAGCACGGCGGCCGCCACCGACCAACGCGTGGTCCAGTGAATCATCTTCATGGTGTTGTCTCCTGGTGAAATGGTCGATGCTGCACCGGCCCTCGGCCGACCCGCAAGCCCTTGCGCGGCTGATCATGCAACGCAGGCGCAGCGGAGCCACCCTCGGGATCGACGCGCCCCCCGTGCTCCGCGCTTGAGAAACGGGTAAACCCGAATGCCAGCAGCTCCGACTGCTTTGACAATCAGTGTACTGATCGACTCTGATCAAATCCATTTCACCCGCACAAGGAGCCTCACGATGTTCCCCAAGAATGCCTGGTACGTCGCCTGCACGAGCGATGAGATCAGCGACAAGCCGCTGGGCCGCAAGGTCTGCAACGAGTCGATCGTCTTCTACCGCGGTGCGGACGGCCGCGTCGCCGCGCTGGAAGACTTTTGCCCCCACCGCGGCGCGCCGCTGTCGCTCGGGCGCGTGGTCGACGGCAAGCTCGTCTGCGGCTACCACGGCCTCGAAATGGGTTGCGACGGCAAGACGGTGGCGATGCCCGGCCAGCGCGTGCGCGGCTTCCCGCCGATTCGCAGCTTCCCGCTGATCGAGCGCTACGGCTTCGTCTGGATCTGGCCCGGCGACGCCGAGCAGGCCGACGCCGCGAAGCTGCCTCACCTCGCCTGGGCCGAGAGCAGCGAGTGGGCCTATGGCGGCGGCCTGTATCACATCCAGTGCGACTACCGCCTGATGATCGACAACCTGATGGACCTCACGCACGAGACCTACGTGCACGCGAGCAGCATCGGCCAGAAGGAGATCGACGAGACCCCGGTCGCAACACGCGTCGAGGGCGACGAGGTCATCACCAGCCGCATGATGGAGAACATCTCCGCCCCGCCGTTCTGGCGCATGGCCCTGCGCGGCAACGGCCTGGCCGACGACGTGCCGGTGGACCGGTGGCAGATCTGCCGCTTCACGCCACCGAGCCATGTGCTGATCGAGGTCGGCGTGGCGCATGCCGGCAAGGGGGGCTATTCGGCCGACGCGGCCCACAAGGCATCGAGCATCGTCGTCGACTTCATCACGCCGGAGACCGACACCTCGATCTGGTACTTCTGGGGCATGGCGCGCAACTTCCGGCCCGAAGACAAGGCGTTGACCGAGAGCATTCGCGAAGGCCAGGGCCAGATCTTCAGCGAAGACCTGCAGATGCTGGAGCAGCAGCAGCGCAACCTGCTGGCGCATCCCGCGCGGGCGTTGCTCAAGCTCAACATCGATGCGGGTGGCGTGCAGTCGCGCCGCGTGATCGAACGGCTCATCGCGCAGGAGCAGGCGACGACGCCGGTCGCTTCGGCCGCTGCATGAATCGGACACCGTGACACCCATGACCGACACCTCGGAATTCACCGTGCGCGTCGCGCGCAAGACGCCGGAAGCGATCGACATCTGCACCTTCGAACTCGTTCGCACCGATGGCCAGGGCCTGCCGGCGTTCTCGGCCGGATCGCACATCGACGTGCACCTGCCCTCGGGCCTGACGCGGCAGTATTCGCTGTGCAACGACGCCACCGAAAATCACCGCTACCTGATCGGTGTGCTGCGCGACCCGGCCTCGCGCGGGGGCTCGCGCGCCATGCACGACGAGATCGAGGAAGGCATGACGCTGCGCATCAGCGCGCCGAAGAACCACTTCCCGATCGCCAGCGACGCCTCGCACAGCCTCCTTCTCGCGGGCGGGATCGGCGTGACGCCCATCCTCTGCATGGCCGAACGCATGGCCGCCATCGGTCACCCGTTCGAGATGCACTACTGCACCCGATCGCCCGAGCGCACCGCCTTTCGCCAGCGCATCGCCGATGCAGCCTTCGCCCCGCAGGTCACGCTCCATTTCGACGACGGCGCGGCCGAACAGAAGCTGGCCATCGAGCCGATCCTGCGCGCCATGCCCGACCAGACGCACCTGTATGTATGCGGCCCCAAGGGGTTCATGGACTGGGTGTTGGCCAGCGCCCGCGCCGCGGGCTGGCCCGAGACGCGGTTGCACTTCGAATTCTTCGGCGCGAGCATCGCACCGTTGGCCACGGATGGCGCTTTCGATGTCCAGATCGCCAGTTCGGGCCGCGTGATCCACATCCCTGCCGATCGTACGGTCGTGCAGGCCCTCGGCGATGCGGGCGTGGAGGTGCAGGTGTCGTGCGAGCAGGGCGTGTGCGGAACCTGCCTCACGCGCGTGCTCCAGGGCGAGCCCGATCACAAGGACCTGT includes the following:
- a CDS encoding sterol desaturase family protein, producing MEWFTDLFANCQQWLFEAVVQPLVYGIGLGGYVEDAFDATGWLLVGLIQIAVLLAVIGPLQRWRPAEPVVDRRAIRTDVLYTLIHRLGLFRLGMFFLLQPLFDDGLGLLRGAGWGTLHLDELWPGVTDVPWIAFAIYLVVLDFVEYLIHRGQHRFTWWWGLHSLHHSQRQMTMWSDNRNHLLDDVIHDTIIVVVAQLIGVAPGQFIAIVAFTQLSESLQHANLRAGFGALGERLWVSPRFHRVHHAIGIGHESAGPSTLGGHNFGVLLPWWDMLFRTVNFEPRYDPTGIRDQVEPDAQGRVRDYGRGFWSQQWRGLCRMVGRG
- a CDS encoding polysaccharide deacetylase family protein, yielding MPSADRPVRRRLVAGLLAFCVAGSAVAQARCDKPLYLTFDTGHMGVAPLIAEVLKRQDVRVTFFGAAERTLTDGDSLDNQWAPWWKARAAEGHEFASHTYDHVYWRGDVKGIEPQFRVRPSAGGLAGREFTWSAAKYCENIQKASDRIGHITGKKPLPLFRAPGGKTSPKLLAAAKTCGFEHVGWAPAGFLGDELPSETFPNDKLLQQALDRIQPGDILLAHLGIWSRKDPWAPAVLEPLIVGLKAKGFCFETLRAHPAYRAWIAAHP
- a CDS encoding YncE family protein, which encodes MRFLATAHGRLAAFFFACALHAVPALAAEPPPLFVLNSLDATVSVVDPATWTEKSRIATGKEPHHIYMTPDERSVIVANSAGDSLTFLNPRTGDVQRVVYGIIDPYQLQFSRDMKWFVTAANRLNHVDIYRWDGKDLTLAKRIATGKTPSHIWIDATSTVAYVTMQDSDELIAVDLATQTIRWRTATGPMPADIFGIHGDRTLLVGLTGSDGVQVFDVAGPQPKAVGKIPTGKGAHAFRSAGDGQSVFVSNRVANTISRIDLKTLQVIESYPVPGGPDCMDLSADGKTLYVTSRWAKKLSVIDLASRKVVRQVNVGRSPHGVWTLDHAKR
- a CDS encoding pseudouridine synthase; amino-acid sequence: MQLQDILYTQGFGTRRVCAGLSQQGFVTIDGVAVTDPGTDVAVVDGLRFTVQGTAWEYHEKAYVLLHKPAGTECSQKPSTWPSIYTLLPSPLRLRPNKGAVQGVQAIGRLDQDTTGLLLLTDDGQFIHRMGSPKHHVPKVYEVTVKHPLDDAQVQKLLAGVVLDDDPKPVRAAACEAVGPLHLRLTLTEGKYHQVKRMVAAVGNRVEALHRSQIGALVLPADLAPGQWRWLSATEVEALRSAR
- the ggt gene encoding gamma-glutamyltransferase codes for the protein MKMIHWTTRWSVAAAVLATAAWPTAQAASQAPVAAQNGMVVSAQHLATRVGVDVLQRGGNAIDAAVAVGYALAVVYPAAGNLGGGGFMTVQLADGRKTFLDFREKAPLGATANMYLDKDGNVIKGLSTHGHLAVGVPGTVSGMEYARTKYGTMQRAALIAPSIALAEKGFALEQGDIDMLQTATSDFRKDGVSGAIFLNKGEPFAVGQKLVQKDLAKTLRAISQKGTDGFYKGWVGQAIVASSQAGKGLITQADLDQYSTRELAPVECDYRGYRVVSAPPPSSGGVIICEMLNILEGYPLKDLGFRSAQAVHYQIEAMRHAYVDRNSYLGDPDFVKNPLDRLLDKGYAEKIRGVIDPAKAGVSKDIKPGVAPHEGSNTTHYSITDRWGNAVSVTYTLNDWFGAKVTAAKTGVLLNNEMDDFTAKVGVPNLYGLVQGEANAIAPGKRPLSSMSPTIVSKDGKPVFVVGTPGGSRIITAVLHTILNVVDYGMNVQEAVDAPRFHQQWLPDVTNVETFAIGPDARKILTDMGHNLGVPQPANHLAAIIVGAPSLGGKPVGNNRFYGANDPRRNTGLALGY
- a CDS encoding aromatic ring-hydroxylating dioxygenase subunit alpha, encoding MFPKNAWYVACTSDEISDKPLGRKVCNESIVFYRGADGRVAALEDFCPHRGAPLSLGRVVDGKLVCGYHGLEMGCDGKTVAMPGQRVRGFPPIRSFPLIERYGFVWIWPGDAEQADAAKLPHLAWAESSEWAYGGGLYHIQCDYRLMIDNLMDLTHETYVHASSIGQKEIDETPVATRVEGDEVITSRMMENISAPPFWRMALRGNGLADDVPVDRWQICRFTPPSHVLIEVGVAHAGKGGYSADAAHKASSIVVDFITPETDTSIWYFWGMARNFRPEDKALTESIREGQGQIFSEDLQMLEQQQRNLLAHPARALLKLNIDAGGVQSRRVIERLIAQEQATTPVASAAA
- a CDS encoding PDR/VanB family oxidoreductase, whose protein sequence is MTDTSEFTVRVARKTPEAIDICTFELVRTDGQGLPAFSAGSHIDVHLPSGLTRQYSLCNDATENHRYLIGVLRDPASRGGSRAMHDEIEEGMTLRISAPKNHFPIASDASHSLLLAGGIGVTPILCMAERMAAIGHPFEMHYCTRSPERTAFRQRIADAAFAPQVTLHFDDGAAEQKLAIEPILRAMPDQTHLYVCGPKGFMDWVLASARAAGWPETRLHFEFFGASIAPLATDGAFDVQIASSGRVIHIPADRTVVQALGDAGVEVQVSCEQGVCGTCLTRVLQGEPDHKDLYLTPEEQAANDQFTPCCSRARSTLLVLDL